One stretch of Xiphophorus hellerii strain 12219 chromosome 21, Xiphophorus_hellerii-4.1, whole genome shotgun sequence DNA includes these proteins:
- the pde7a gene encoding high affinity 3',5'-cyclic-AMP phosphodiesterase 7A isoform X7: MLGDVRVRSQVGFEPERRSSHPYLCIDFRTLHTRLSCGSSPADSGTEKRVHRLLSFQRYLHSSRLLRGIPQQIPLHILDEDYSGQARCMLEKVGSWNFDIFLFDKLTNGNSLITLTLHLLNQYGLVDLFQLDMVKLWRFLVLVQEDYHNDNPYHNSVHAADVTQAMYCYLQEPMLSKSLTSYDILLGLLAAATHDLDHPGVNQPFLIKTDHYLATLYRNTSVLENHHWKSAVGLLRETGLFSHLPPEDSMNMERELGSLILATDISRQNDYLSRFRTHLDQESLCLSNASHRHFVLQMALKCADICNPCRPWELSKQWSEKVTEEFFEQGDIEKKHKLQVSPLCDRETNTVGNIQIGFMTYVAEPLFGEWARFSDTRLSQTMLGHMGLNKASWGGLQPEQTAISEETETSAGGSRSKEIPQGSRES; this comes from the exons ATGCTAG GAGATGTGAGAGTACGAAGTCAGGTTGGATTTGAACCGGAACGCCGAAGCTCCCACCCGTACCTTTGCATAGACTTCCGAACTCTTCACA CGCGGCTGAGCTGCGGATCCTCGCCGGCTGACTCTGGTACTGAAAAGAGGGTCCACAGGCTACTCAGCTTCCAGAGATACCTGCACTCGTCCCGCCTGCTGCGGGGAATCCCCCAGCAGATCCCCCTCCACATCCTCGACGAAGACTACAGCGGACAGGCTAGA TGCATGTTGGAAAAAGTTGGCAGCtggaattttgacattttcctcTTTGACAAGCTGACAAATG GAAACAGCCTGATCACCCTGACCCTCCACCTGCTCAACCAGTACGGCCTGGTGGACCTCTTTCAACTGGACATGGTCAAGCTTTGGAGGTTTCTGGTCCTGGTGCAGGAAGACTACCACAATGACAACCCATATCACAACTCCGttcatgctgcagatgtgaCACAAGCCATGTACTGCTACCTGCAGGAGCCCATG CTGTCGAAGTCTCTAACATCGTACGACATCCTGCTGGGACTTCTTGCGGCTGCCACACATGATCTGGACCATCCTGGGGTCAACCAGCCCTTTCTCATTAAGACTGACCACTATTTAGCCACACTCTATAGA AATACCTCAGTTCTGGAAAACCACCACTGGAAGTCGGCAGTGGGTCTCCTCAGAGAGACCGGACTGTTCTCTCACCTGCCGCCTGAGGACAG CATGAACATGGAGAGGGAACTTGGCTCTTTAATCCTGGCTACAGACATCAGCAGACAGAATGACTACCTGTCCAGGTTTCGCACCCACCTGGACCAGGAGAGTCTGTGCTTGAGCAACGCCAGCCATCGTCACTTCGTCCTGCAG ATGGCTCTGAAGTGTGCAGACATCTGTAACCCCTGCAGACCCTGGGAGCTGAGCAAACAGTGGAGCGAGAAAGTGACGGAGGAGTTCTTTGAACAGG GAGACATCGAgaagaaacacaaacttcaaGTCAGCCCGCTCTGTGACAGAGAGACGAACACCGTCGGCAACATCCAGATAG GCTTCATGACGTACGTGGCAGAGCCGCTGTTCGGAGAGTGGGCCCGGTTCTCGGACACGCGCCTGTCTCAGACCATGTTGGGTCACATGGGGCTGAACAAGGCCAGCTGGGGCGGCCTGCAACCGGAGCAAACCGCCATCTCCGAGGAGACGGAGACGAGCGCAGGAGGAAGCCGCTCCAAAGAAATACCTCAGGGAAGCAGAGAATCCTGA